A genomic window from Myxococcales bacterium includes:
- a CDS encoding kynureninase, whose protein sequence is MEPVDPRALRPHYGAFLRPGRVLLTGHSHQAWPDAARAGHLEAFEAAAAHVDDKWASAFEAAGAVRASVASHLGVRPGSVALGASTHDLVVRLLSALPLGRRRHVVATAGEFHTLYRQLTRLAEEGVEVELVPTEPVATLAERLAAAVRDDTAALFASTVLFESGAVVPHLADAAVAARARGAEVVLDAYHHFMVRPLSASDYAGGDVFVLGGGYKYAQWGEGVCFMTVPASCALRPVVTGWFSDFAGLGAPRGQGPVGYGPTLADRFAGSTYDPTSHFRARAVAAFFSTQGLTPGRLEESYMRQTTRIFEGLAGAGLALVSPTDALARGGFVAARLASPDAASAVVKGLRDEGVWVDARGPLARLGPAPYVTDDELDLGVEAFVRHALAARS, encoded by the coding sequence ATGGAACCTGTCGATCCGCGCGCGCTCCGGCCGCACTACGGCGCTTTTCTCCGACCTGGCCGCGTGCTCCTCACCGGGCACTCCCACCAGGCCTGGCCGGACGCGGCACGCGCGGGCCACCTCGAGGCGTTCGAGGCCGCGGCGGCGCACGTCGACGACAAATGGGCGAGCGCGTTCGAGGCCGCGGGGGCCGTCCGGGCGAGCGTCGCGTCCCACCTCGGCGTGCGCCCCGGCTCGGTGGCGCTGGGCGCGAGCACGCACGATCTGGTGGTGCGGCTGCTGTCCGCTCTGCCGCTCGGCAGGAGACGCCACGTCGTGGCGACCGCCGGCGAGTTTCACACCCTGTACCGCCAGCTGACCCGCCTCGCCGAGGAGGGCGTCGAGGTCGAGCTCGTCCCGACCGAGCCCGTCGCGACGCTCGCGGAGCGCTTGGCGGCGGCCGTCCGCGACGACACGGCCGCGCTGTTCGCTTCGACCGTCCTCTTCGAGAGCGGCGCGGTGGTCCCGCACCTCGCCGACGCCGCCGTCGCCGCGCGGGCTCGCGGGGCCGAGGTCGTCTTGGACGCGTACCACCACTTCATGGTGAGGCCGCTCTCGGCCTCGGACTACGCGGGCGGCGACGTGTTCGTCCTCGGCGGCGGCTACAAGTACGCGCAGTGGGGCGAGGGCGTGTGCTTCATGACCGTGCCCGCGTCGTGCGCGCTGCGCCCGGTGGTGACGGGCTGGTTCTCCGACTTCGCCGGCCTCGGGGCGCCCCGAGGCCAGGGCCCGGTGGGGTACGGGCCGACCCTCGCCGACCGCTTCGCGGGCTCGACCTACGACCCCACGAGCCACTTCCGCGCGCGCGCCGTCGCGGCGTTCTTCTCCACGCAGGGCCTCACACCTGGGCGCCTCGAGGAGAGCTACATGCGCCAAACAACACGTATTTTTGAGGGCCTTGCGGGCGCGGGGCTCGCGCTCGTCTCCCCCACCGACGCGCTCGCTCGCGGCGGGTTCGTGGCCGCGCGCCTCGCGAGCCCGGACGCGGCATCGGCGGTGGTGAAGGGCCTCCGCGACGAGGGCGTGTGGGTCGACGCCCGCGGCCCGTTGGCGCGCCTCGGGCCCGCGCCGTACGTCACGGACGACGAGCTCGACCTCGGGGTGGAGGCGTTCGTACGCCACGCGCTGGCTGCGCGGTCGTGA